In Oligoflexia bacterium, the genomic stretch GTTTTGGATTAAATAAACCAGGTGCAGGTTTGAAATTCATGAAGGCTGAAGAGGTTTATAGTAGTCTTTTAGATACCGTTAAATAGACGGTTCGTGTTGCTTGAGGCTTAGTTCCTCAATTTGAATAGTGACGTGTTCAATATTAAATCGCTTTTTAAGCATTTCTCTAATTTCACATAAAAGTTCATGTCTTGATTCACCAACAGCAACAACGTGTACGCTGAGACTCACCATTCCGGATGTAATACTCCAAACATGCAGGTCATGTACCTCTGTGATGCGCGGAATTTTACTTATAGCATCTTGAATTTCATCGCTATCGAGATGCAGTGGTGTGCCTTCAAGAATTACGTGTGCGGTATCTAAAATAAGTCTAAAAGATGATGCGATAATAATAAGTGCAATGATAACACTCACAATGGGATCAGCTTTAGTCCAGCCATAAAAATATATTAATAGACCTGCGATCATTGCTCCTAGTGAACCTAGGGCGTCAGCTAAAACATGAAACAAGGCGCCACGCATATTGGGATGTGCGTGATTTCCGTGAGTTAAA encodes the following:
- a CDS encoding cation diffusion facilitator family transporter, which translates into the protein MGTTHHDHEHHHDHQHPHMHGSHSHGLDNSKNIRQLKWVIALTFLFMIAEAFGGFYTNSLALISDAVHMLTDTAALSLSLFAFMMSSKPATAHRTYGFLRLEILAAFINGIFLVLLSCVIMWGAWDRFNNPVEIKSVEMFWISTGGLIFNLVGAWLLTHGNHAHPNMRGALFHVLADALGSLGAMIAGLLIYFYGWTKADPIVSVIIALIIIASSFRLILDTAHVILEGTPLHLDSDEIQDAISKIPRITEVHDLHVWSITSGMVSLSVHVVAVGESRHELLCEIREMLKKRFNIEHVTIQIEELSLKQHEPSI